The Eurosta solidaginis isolate ZX-2024a chromosome 4, ASM4086904v1, whole genome shotgun sequence genome includes a window with the following:
- the v gene encoding tryptophan 2,3-dioxygenase codes for MACPYEVNGSEHDDNSRPLGKNFGMLYGEYLMLDKILEAQRMLSVLDGQTPVHDEHLFIVTHQTYELWFKQIIFELDSIRKMLDMEDLQESKSLEILKRLNRIVLILKLLVDQVPILETMTPLDFMEFRNFLAPASGFQSLQFRLLENKLGLKTANRVRYNQAYTEVFEDEPAALQAIEKSEKEPSLFALIEKWLERTPGLEKDGFNFWAKFEESVDKFLADQVKTAMQEPNETTRTYRLMDIEKRREVYRSIFDCEVHEAFVARGDRRLSYKALQGAIMINFYRDEPRFSQPHQMLTLLMDIDSLITKWRYNHVIMVQRMIGSQQLGTGGSSGYHYLRSTLSDRYKVFLDLFNLSTFLIPRDAIPPLDASIKSALVH; via the exons ATGGCTTGTCCCTATGAAGTCAATGG ATCAGAGCACGATGATAACTCTCGTCCCTTGGGAAAAAATTTTGGTATGCTGTATGGTGAATATTTAATGTTGGATAAGATTTTGGAAGCGCAACGAATGTTATCTGTTTTGGACGGTCAAACACCAGTGCATGACGAACACCTTTTCATTGTAACACATCAAA caTACGAGCTATGgttcaaacaaattattttcgaGCTCGACTCCATACGAAAAATGTTAGACATGGAGGATTTGCAGGAATCAAAATCATTGGAAATACTAAAAAGACTTAATCGCATAGTGCTTATACTCAAG ctACTAGTCGATCAAGTGCCCATCCTAGAAACAATGACACCTCTAGATTTTATGGAATTTCGTAATTTTCTCGCACCAGCGTCTGGTTTTCAAAGTTTACAATTTCGATTACTCGAAAATAAACTCGGCCTCAAAACTGCAAATCGCGTCAGATATAATCAGGCCTACACAGAGGTCTTTGAGGATGAACCGGCTGCATTGCAAGCTATTGAGAAATCAGAAAAAGAACCATCATTGTTCGCTTTGATAGAGAAGTGGTTAGAGCGTACACCTGGACTTGAAAAAGATGGTTTTAATTTTTGGGCCAAATTCGAGGAAAGTGTTGACAAATTTTTAGCAGATCAAGTAAAAACGGCAATG CAAGAACCCAATGAAACTACACGTACTTATCGCCTAATGGATATTGAAAAACGTCGTGAGGTCTATCGCAGCATATTCGATTGTGAGGTGCACGAGGCGTTTGTAGCGCGTGGGGATCGTCGACTTAGTTATAAAGCTTTACAGGGTGCCATCATGATTAACTTCTACCGCGATGAGCCACGCTTCAGTCAACCGCATCAGATGTTGACATTGTTGATGGACATTGATTCGCTTATAACTAAATGGAGAT ATAATCACGTGATTATGGTGCAACGCATGATCGGTTCACAACAGCTGGGTACAGGCGGTTCTTCTGGTTATCATTATTTGCGTTCCACTTTGAG TGATCGCTATAAAGTATTTTTAGATTTATTCAATTTATCTACTTTTCTTATTCCGCGCGATGCTATTCCACCTCTTGATGCTTCCATCAAATCGGCATTAGTTCATTAA